The Cyprinus carpio isolate SPL01 chromosome B8, ASM1834038v1, whole genome shotgun sequence genome segment GCAAAATaccttaaggctggaatacactacacaacttttcaAATCTGaccagattttttaaaagttgtatttaggctttttatgcctttaatGGACAGGACAGTAGAGAGCAGACAGGAAAGCATTGGGTGGAGAGAGGGAAGCGCGATCGGCAAAGGACCTTGAGACAGGAATTGAACTCAGGTCGCGGCGAGCACAGTTGCGCAGTATTCCGGTGCACTAACCACAAGGCTATTGACGCCAATCTGACCCAATTTTAAAATGCTAGACATCATACACTTGTCAACTTTTTAAACAGTCACAAAggaaaaactggccatcatacactaCACAACTGAGAATCatacactaccagactttaaagttGTTCCGATCATAACAAACTCACATTGAAATcataatatcaaacatgtttgaaatcCAATGACTGGAATGGAtcttaagataaaataaaaaatctgcagactggctctgtcTTTCAACAAATAGCATCAACAACTGTAAATCGGGGCAAAAATCTAGGCAAAAGTCATGGAGTGTATTCCAGCGTTTATTATTGTGGTAGTGGTTTTTGGAAATCACCACTCATATTTTCTCcagaaaatagtttaattttttttttttttttaccatagtaCATGCATATACTATAGGTATAGTATATAAAGTTTTTGAGGACAGGTTGTTTGcacctgtagtttttttttttttttttttttttgtgagcgcAGGCTTTAAAATGTTCCAATGAGTGCACCTTATGACTATAAAACCTTACAGGAGGTACAAGAGCAGAAAGCCAAGAGAagtgttttatagtttatattatacgAGGCTCTCATACTGGAAGCGAGACTGGATCTCCGACATATCCTATATAAAATTCCTCCGCAATCCCCTTCCTCTTATATTTTATTTCGCATTAAAATCCTTAATGGGAAACACCAGAATAGCCCATGGTTAGGAAAAGGGGGTTCCTTTCCCTTCTAATGAATCTGGAGCTGAAATCTACAGTATAGTGGATCCATAAGTTCCTCTTGGGTAATAAATGCATTTCCTGAGAGGCAATAACTTGAGTTATTTTAACGAAATGCTGCTCTGTATTTCTTATTTCATCAACAGTATCAGCAAGAGCTTTCCTCTGGGATGAAATCATTCCCATTGCTTTCCAGaaccaaatataaaacagtgaCATGCAGGGAAGAGAAAATAATCTTAAGTTTGCTAAGGTGTCCAAAACTATTACAGTACTGGCCCTGTGTCCTTGAATGACAGATAGCAGTGATGGAGTGTGTATGAATATCAGATGTACTTATGTCCTGTGCTCATGTCCACATGTTTAATGTTCCAGACGCTCCCACAGTGCAGGAAGAAGAGGCTCAGATTAGGGTCTCTCCGCTGACATTGTCTTACGGAGATCTGTTGTATATGGCATGAGATGAAATGGGCTCAGTGTAGGAATGTCGAATCCAAGCGTTGCAGGCAGAGACTGGGTTACAATGCAGGAAGTTTCTTCGAGTGCAACATCTCATTAATAATTCTTTTGATGTCAGGAATCTGAAATGCTCGGGGTGAAACTTCAGGCCAAGAATTGTAATCTGCCTTTCAAACCCTCCCTGGCTTTCTTCTTATGCTCTTTTCAGAAAACTCTGCCAAAACCCACACTGGCCACCTAACCGTGGACAAAAGAGGCTCCGAGCTAGTTTTGGAAGAGTCTGAAATAACGTCAACTATAGTGCCAATAACAACCACTACGCTTGCCTCTGTGACAGCAACTAGCACCACACTAGCAACCCCCAGTGAAGTGCCCATCATGAATTCAACCTTGTCCACAGCAGCACCAGAGAAACCAATAAGCAGTGGAGGAAAGACACACTTGCAAAAAGCtggtatgatttatttatttattttatgtgtgtttgtgcagtcaggtccatatatatttggacactgacacaattttcataatttcggctctgtatgccaccagaacagaattaaaaataaaacaatgatgatgaaattgaagtgcagactttaacCCTTGTTCGACCTTTtggacatttttgtccttttctttttttttcattttattttttttcattttgcctgTGTTATTGCCAACTGCATAAATTTTGGCACAGGTGTGTATTTTTGGGGGAATTGTACTATTTTACTTCcatttcctttaataaatctgttttgcacttggTACACAAAATTGTTCCTCTCAGTACCTTAAGGACAAAAATGTCCCCATTGAAACCCAttaaaactgctatttttaattgtagtgccatttaactgtaaaatgatgcaatttttattaatttataaaacatttaacacacacagatatgctttacagtcaatTTTTGTTAATAGGCTTTCATTCTGTTGACTATTTTTTACCGGATGCTGCTATTTTTTCAGGTTTGGTCTATAAAGCAAATACTCGCTTTATTCCTGTTTTCTGCTTCTGCATATTATAGAGCCAATTGGATAAATAATGCAGCtataattgtgtgggtgtgttggtaTGGATGTCAGAGTATGGTTTGTATGTgtgtcataaaaaaatgtttgtgtgcgtgtgtgttcttGTAATATTTGAGAGAGTAAAACTCTACTGAAAAATCACAAATCCAACCACTGTGTGCATCAGCAGAGTTTTGCTGGCATCTAATGaggaaaatttgatactgtggccaaacaaaatcttactgaaagctcattttttgagatatcaacctcaaatttggaacacaacttgtttagatttatgactttgttcaaaatattgttcataaataattttcataaaatgaaacctctataactttttttgttttgtttcgtttcacaagttttttttacttcaacaaTAACCTGCCATGGGTCTTCTTTAAAATGAGACCAAACTTAACTCTGTGCTGCCAAGCTTCAAATTCTTATGACAGTTTTTTGACatggaaatttttttaattgacgcACAAGGGTTAATCTTTAATTCAAGGggttaaacaaaaatatcaaatgcttaggaattacaaccatttttataaaGTCCCCCCATTTTAAGGGTCTCAAATgtattttgacaaataaatataatcataagtaaaatgttcatttttttatattttgagagaatcctttgcaggcaatgattgccttaagtctggaactcatggacatcaccagagactgggtttccatcctttgtgatgctttgccaggcctttactggaagtaaaaaaaaataaaaatcggctttgcatcacagaaataaattgcaatatattaaaatagaagacagttattttaaattgtaataaagatttcacagtattactgttttgatgtatttttgattaaataaatgcagccttggtgaacattagagtcttctttcaaaaacattaaaaagtcttactgacccaagcatttaaaaggtattttttaaaaatgtatttatctattcaaactttttattttttatttccgtATTTTATTCATAGTACATGTGTGGAGATATAtggaaatcaatatttatttatttgaataggtAAATCTTTAGACTGTGAGGGCACATTGGCGTCAGTGGAGATGCCAGAGAAGCATCACAGTTATGGACGGAATGAAGGAGCCTGGATGAAGGACCCAGTGGCCAAAGACAACAAGATCTACGTTACAAACTACTACTATGGCAATAACCTGGTGGAGTTCCGCAACCTGGAAAATTTCAAACAAGGTAAAAGAGCAAAACAAAGAGGGGCAAATTTACTAAAGATTTCTGCCATTTTTATGGTTCTTGTTTAGTAACCATGCACAAACCAGTTCAAGGCTCTATAGGCACTGAAATATCACTGTACCATGAGTATTttaaggaatactccaccccaaaatgaaaattttgtcattaatcacttacccccatgccgttccaaacccgtaaaagctttgttcgtcttcagaacacaatttaagatattttggatgaaaaccgggaggcctgtgactgtcccattgactgccaagtaaataacagtgtcaaggtccagaaaagtgtgAACGACATCGTctgaatattccatctgccatcagatgtgcaatctgggttatatgaagcgacgggaacactttttgtaagcgaagaaaacaaaaataacgactttattcaacaattcctttgtcaacagtctcctctgtgtctctccatatcaccatcggaaattgttaaataaagtcgttatttttgtattctcatcgtttcataacgttacggttgaaccactgatggcagatggactattctgatgatgtctttcacacttttctggaccttgacagtgtaacttacttggcagcttaacaaagcttttacggctttggaacgacatgggggtaagtgattaatgacaacattttcattttggggtggagtatccctttaacatgtttaatgtttttaatgtaaattagtgCTATAGTGCTAATGTAAAAGTGCAATAATCAAACCCAGCATTTGAAATTAACCTGCAAGATGGAGAATTGCACTGCAAAAATGGCATTCAGAgggtattttattaataatttgcataatttctttAGTGAATCAGGTGTAGCAGATAGCAAATGAAAAATGCTATCAGTGAACACAATTCATTCTTGGTCAGTTCCTCCCACTATGGAGTTGAGAATATGCTCCATGGCCAGGATGGCCTGTGTAgctaatattaattatacatgcaTAAAGTATCAGTACAAACTGAATCATAATCAAGATCATTTGAATATCTTCCTCAATGACAGGTCGTTGGAGTAACCTCTACAAGCTTCCCTACAACTGGATAGGAACCGGCCATGTGGTCTACAACGGTGCCTTCTATTACAACAGAGCCTTCaccaaaaacatcatcaaataTGACTTGCGCATGCGCTACGTGGCAGCTTGGACTCAGCTTCATGACGCTGTCTATGAGGACACCACACCCTGGAAATGGCGAGGACATTCAGACATTGATTTTGCTGTAGACGAGAGTGGCCTCTGGGTGATCTACCCAGCGCTGGATTACGACTACTCCCAGCACGAAGTCATCGTCATTAGCAAGCTGGATCCAAGTGACCTGTCCATGAAGAAGGAGACGACATGGAGGACTGGGCTGAAGCGCAACTCGTACGGAAACTGCTTCATCGTGTGTGGAGTGCTGTACGCCGTTGACGTCTACAACCAGAAAGAGGGTGAGATTTCGTATGCCTACGATACGCACACGAACACGGAGGCCGCTCCACGTTTGCCGTTCACTAACGAGTACGCTTTTGTAACCCAAGTGGACTACAATCCCAAAGATAAGGTGCTGTATGCTTGGGACAATGGCCATCAGATGACCTACAATATTCACTTTGTGGGCCAGTGAAGTTCTGTCTAAAATCTGATTGCATTGGAAAATACACCATTTCTGGTGTGATCTtttactcgttttttttttttttttttttttttttaggttacatCACAAAATTGTGACTTTTCTCTCAAAATTGTGCATGTGTCTAGTCTAGATGTTAATTCCGAATTCCAtggaaaaaaggcagaattgtgagatataaactcagaattccaattaaaagtcaaaattgcaagaattAAACttagaattccaagaaaaaagtaaaaagcgCAAGATgtaatctcagaattctgaggaaaaaaagacagttctaaaaaaaaaaaaaataaatatatatatatatatatatatatatatatatatatatatatatatatatatatatatatatatatatatatatatgaaggttgcaattatcttttatatttttattgcatggcAGAAAAAAGCTTCCATAAAAACGAGTACACATGAGTTGAGAATATATTTTTACCCTCAACAGTTTGAGGACTTGCATGTCTCATTTTTATGTAGCTCAAAATCAGGCTCATAATCAATGCGGTAAAATCCCAAAGTTTAccgcagtaaaaaaaaataaaaaatggtacaGGATCTTGAACAAACATATCCTGGATGGTTTTGCACAGCGTTATGtagtaatgtttattattacaacatttgcTAAATATTATCTCTTAACAGCAACAAAGAATCAATTTGGGGGGATGggattttatgttatgttatgtacatttcattattttagctaTTCATTTTGTAAAGCATTTCATTCTCATTGTAAATATTTCCAAGAATAAGTTGTTACAATATTCCTATTATAAAACCTCAGATTTATCATCCccagatatttaataatatagtCATGGTCACTTATGATTACTCCAGGATGAGTTACAGTGTTTTGTATGTTGCATTTATGtgtaaaaagttcaaataaacttACTCTAAAATAATTTGCTGTGTATGGATTTTCTAATTCACAATGCAACGTTTTACATTCTGTACTTCACTGTGTGGTATACAATACAGTATGCAACCATAAATGGTTAAGATACAATAAATCATTGTCACCTGGCACAACTTTCCTTCTCCAGatgtctggtttttttttttttttttttttatgttgcaatttatGATTGAAGACATGTTTTACATAGTGGGAAATAACTCTAGTTCAGAGTGTacagtaaatttatattttatgttattattattagcactTTTACCCTTGTGTAGACTTAAATATAGCACTTAAATAATATACCTCAAAAGAATATGCTTAAGTGCAAACTAAAAGTAGTTTTTTTGCAGAACTTAACCACATgctaattgcaattaaaaaacaacaacaacaacaacaaaacagtttaaaattatattaaatgtgcttttttgacTACTCAAGTAGGacttacatttttattctgtatgTAACTCCATACTTCTATTGTCTTATTCTCTGTTTCTTAATGATTTTACATGTACTTTAAAGCAAAACTATTAATTTGACATTAAGAATACTTTGAAACACATTTGTGTAAAAGTGCACAGTTAAGTGGCCATTCTTTGCCAGTACGGATCTTTAagaatatacttttaagatttgaagtacactacatgtgcacatttaagtgcacttctttttaaaAAGGGTAATACTATCAAACCAAGAATTAAATTGATAGgtctaattatcattatttactcaccgtcGAATTCCAGTCCaatatgacttcctttcttctgtggaacacaaaagaaaatgtttagaGAAATGTCTTTTATCTACAATGAAAATCTATGGGttccagttttgttttgaacCTCATTGACTTTCAGTATAtagacaaaaacagctgaaacagtgCAAACCATTTAGAAAACCCTAGTAACCGTAAAGTTACGTTCTCAAATTCATTAATAACACTTATTCCTGTAAGCAAATCAGTGGGTGTTTATGCTCAAATGGCATGCAGATTTCTGCTCTTCCAGGTCTGAGGTCACATTCATTCTGTCTAAGCAGGAAAGAGGAAACCCAGATAAAATGTTTTCATGAGGTCATTGTTGCCTTTGGGAGGTCTGGGTGTGGTGATGATTGACTGACATGACAGGGTGTGTGGATGAATTCAGGAGAGGTATAGTGTATTGTTGGAGGAACAGGGCGGAGGTTCAGCTTTAATGCGTGGAGGGTTCGCATCTGAATTAACCCACAAGACACTTCATCATGAGCCAAAGTCTTGCACAGCAGAATTCCAAGCCAACATCAGTACTCCAtcaatgatgcacaaaaaaaaacacatctatcTGCTCAAATGCACAGTGGGATAAGGATTGTTTATGTGCAAGCCACACTTGGATACGTGTGCTTCTTTGTTAATATGGGCATGAAAATATCAAGACCTCACTCATAACTCTAATAAAAGCTGCAGGTTGTCATATTTGGTGCAGGATGTCATTAATATGATTAAACTGAGAAGACAAATGAGCCGTGGCGGGTTAGTATTGTGCAGCTCCAGTGTCCCAGACCCCCTAAAGTTCCTCTTGGCTTGCCTACAAGTTGCTTTGTGTGTATGAGAGTCTAGTCAACCTTTCCAACACACACCCTAATCCAAACTACTACGCTGAGACTTCGAGTCATctattccttcaaaaacattaaataaacagattCTGAAGCCACCGAACACTTAGTCCCAGAGGTACAAGAACTAAATGTCATGATGATCGACAGCTTCTTTGTACTTGGCTGTTCACTCAAGAAGGGGATTTCCGTTCCTGCCCATCAGAGCCTCTGATCTACAGGCATAACTGGATTTTGTTGATTTCATTGGAGCTTAATGAGGTTATTTTCCACAGCAGCCCTTAATTCAGTGCTCTCTGAATGCGGTTAAGGCATACAAAACAGCATCTGAAACCTGACCACAAGTGGATTGAAACTAATTATGACAATAGCACTGCAAGAAGCCCCCAGAAGTCCTTCACTTGTGCAATACACTCAGCAAATAAGCGTTGATTTGTCTGGCTGCGATTCGAAtcatattttatgcattacaATACTGAAAACTTGACATCTGAGAGTAGTTTAGGAATGGAACATTAAAGCATTCCTTTATCTAATATGtagcattttgcaaaaaaaaaaaaaaaaaaaaattccaaatcaTTCTAGAGAATTGATTCTAAATAATTCATCCTTTGCATTGGAAAGTCTGAATCATTCTAGTGAGCCAATTCATCCTAATCAATTCTCTATCAGGGTACTGGAAAACCTgtaattattcttattaattGGTTTGTTGTGAAATTCATCTCTCTCATTTGTTGCATTGAAGTCTGAATCattataattaattgatttatccAATTCTATATCTTATATAAAATGCTGGAAATTCAAATCATTCCAGTGAATTGATTCATCCTAAACTATTCTTTCTCTTGGGGCATTGGGATATGATAATAATTCTTCTGAATCAGTTTTATCTAAACAGTCCTCTCTCTCCTATAACCTATTGTTACATGTCTGAatcattctagtgaatcagttAATCCTAGATATTTCTACCTCATACAGTGTTGGAGAGTCTGAAACATTCttatgattcattttagtgaattcaTCCTAAATGATTCTTTCTCTCATATGTAGCACTGAAAAATCTGAATCATAATAATCATGTACTAAACAACTCTCTCagagcactgaaaaaaaataaaaactctgaatCTTTCTAGTGAAGTGGCTCATTCTTAATGATTCCCTTTTCTCATAAGTAACCAGTGTTGgcaaggttactttggaaatgtaatagattACTTATTATAAGTtaccaattttaaaatgtaataagtcgTGTGACTATTTCAattactgtaactgattacatttgatttcttttctatttttttaactaatattttaactgttaatcattttcaaacatttaaagcagtcAGGGTTATCCAAAGGGTAGTACTCAACACTGTCCGACTTTTCATCGCTCAAATTAAgatgataataatttatttttaaagcacagccaccacaaaatcagacgttagcacctctttttactttgagatcattctgaggttaaatagtgatttaaaatcaaaacaagaaatagtttaatagctatgacactgcttttgaaatcaaatctttgcatagatATGATAAGAAACAGTGGCTTCTAACAATACCTTGGAAAAATGTCCCCACAACCTAAAAGTGTTGACGAGGGggggaaaaaatactaaaatcagtaaatgatgtttatctgaaagtgtaacaatgcaaacaggttttctgtaaggttaggggatagaaaatattgtttggtcagtataaaagtcatagaagtctatggaaaatccccacaattcacagaaacaaacgtgtgtaatttgtaatcattaacattttcataagtaatttaattgcattttgtcTCAGTAACTGTAGGACAGATTATAGTTATTTTGTAATGAATTTACGACATGTAACTAGTAACTTCCAAGCACTGTGAGTAACTTCATG includes the following:
- the olfml2a gene encoding olfactomedin-like protein 2A, translating into MWIYASILTYVLLLARDARAMSKIFGEPEPVRMISEGSDCRCKCVMRPLSIEACTRLRDGSLRVDDFYTVETVSSGSDCKCSCTAPPSSLNPCENEWRTEKLRKQAPELLKLHSMVDLLEGTLYSMDLMKVHAYMNKVVTQMNTLEETIKTNLTRENEFVRDSVVNLSNQLKRYENYSDIMVSIKKEISSLGLQLLQKDAASDSKAQGTESKKSKDVIKPPNKKPPAVKPPPKQPKEKPAKPKKEAPAKASKPAKPDPTSKTKPLVHQAGVIRGITYYKASKTDDSESHSAGRGERENSAKTHTGHLTVDKRGSELVLEESEITSTIVPITTTTLASVTATSTTLATPSEVPIMNSTLSTAAPEKPISSGGKTHLQKAGKSLDCEGTLASVEMPEKHHSYGRNEGAWMKDPVAKDNKIYVTNYYYGNNLVEFRNLENFKQGRWSNLYKLPYNWIGTGHVVYNGAFYYNRAFTKNIIKYDLRMRYVAAWTQLHDAVYEDTTPWKWRGHSDIDFAVDESGLWVIYPALDYDYSQHEVIVISKLDPSDLSMKKETTWRTGLKRNSYGNCFIVCGVLYAVDVYNQKEGEISYAYDTHTNTEAAPRLPFTNEYAFVTQVDYNPKDKVLYAWDNGHQMTYNIHFVGQ